A single genomic interval of Dromiciops gliroides isolate mDroGli1 chromosome 1, mDroGli1.pri, whole genome shotgun sequence harbors:
- the LOC122728411 gene encoding venom factor-like isoform X2 has product MEAPRIPGLSQLLLLVGLPLVHCGPLYLLVAPRVLWVGGPENILLQVHQDPENLLVEPLEVFLTIWDFPLERKLLYNMSLTLSPDNNYMTLAPVTIPDSVVFPPRPGKQYVVLKASSKTFSLMKTIMVAPHAGYIFIQTDKTIYTPEQWVQYRVFTVNHGLDPVMRSFTIDIKNPQGVSVISQNLGEENGFFVGSFHLPELVSFGTWTIEARYQSGPQRPYSVSFDVKEYVLPSFEVQLVPNKTFFYLNDMTLGIDINARYVFNKPVDGHALAIFGVKLDSDWITLQDSLQRVKISEGQGHASLSKVTLTAQFQDLNELLGVSIFVNVTVFSSAGEMVQAETSGVKIVRSPYTIRFTRTPHYFKPGMPFHFGVSVTNPDGSPASGIHVQCEGNKVQTSAKGLGSLTLNTATDSERLSIRVETKDEHLQPHEQAFAELTIQAYKTQENSGNFLHIEVNALETDVGKSLQLSLNTRHENQDTKERIKSFTILLLSKGQITQARIEHRRIGGILTSSLIHVSPELLPSFRILAYYILPGSSPELVADSIWIDVKDTCMGTLQIGLKDSADDGVFEPNTKVNLLLTGDPHALVGLVAVDKAVYALNSKHKLSQKKVWDTVETRDIACTAGSGRDNLGVFMDAGLDLTTSSGMSTGASEDWQCPQTSSSSSSSSSRKRRSLKIVEKKRQKVNEFKMVLERRCCEAGFREGPIGLSCEDRVPWVRHGPACKAAFLQCCKHGAMLDQEARVERLLLGTVRTVFPESWLWRKVKLPKDPARGSSLAAMTIPVNLPDSITTWQIMAVSLRQGKGVCISEPLEMTVRKNFFVDLKLPFSVVRNEQVQIQAILYNYLKRTVKVHVEFPYKKALCSKSSKTQSFFQRVSVPPGSSRVVSFTVLPVEPGNIDVEVQVEGRGVWDQVKKTLLVRAEGQIEKFSYSLLLDPKGLTQKASVQRKVFENMVPGTDADVFVSVQGDILGEPILGALTPSELHKLLTVPTGCPEQTLSSLAPLVILTQYLDATGQWAQVGVERRNQVMDNIVTGYARMLAHRNSNGTFHIHRESPGSTWLTSYVFRIFALAFNSMTKGGMDSDVLCSSAKWLITQRQDEDGSFQEKAPVIVKSMQGGFWGSEAKVSLTALVLIALKEGEILCTSEELNVGASIQRAGAFLEQQLPSLKTVFSVAITSYALALAGSPQANDRLDDFASPDKSHWKVQNDKKSLYTVEATAYALLQKLHLKRHEDIHTIAKWLIERRELGGGFQSTQTTVVALEALIQYRKIIPVSGVSDIQVQIAVPKRSFTVEWHIDRTNAYQLRSQKFSAQDDLIIQASGTGKGTLSVLTIYHKLPDSQKSSCHPFHLNVTLHPDERREGETYHLKIKARYKGPQDATMTILEVSLLTGFYPDEGDLKQLTSNIEMYAFQYETKTSSSNSSVILYLEKLSNQEDIVLSFRIHRLLETELLQAAPVTIINYYEPEERCSVFYNVPGDAVLMRRICHKDVCRCAEEKCPSLTSNYDGINQKELQITACRPGVDFVYKAHLAELEKLDTYVYYTMKILEVIKSGTDTGVLNKSKKFVSHIMCFHALGLKANETYLIMGQSSDLWKTRDEYSYALSMDTFIIKWPEVSDVVLLEFRNELERFSEFLSVRGCES; this is encoded by the exons ATGGAGGCCCCCAGGATCCCGGGCTTGTCACAACTGCTTCTCCTCGTTGGTCTCCCTCTTGTCCACTGTGGCCCTCT GTACCTTCTTGTGGCCCCTCGAGTTCTATGGGTGGGGGGCCCAGAGAACATCTTGCTCCAAGTGCATCAGGACCCTGAGAATCTCCTGGTCGAGCCCCTTGAAGTGTTTCTCACCATTTGGGACTTTCCCCTAGAGAGGAAGTTGTTGTATAACATGTCACTCACACTCTCCCCAGACAACAACTATATGACATTGGCTCCTGTGACA ATCCCTGACAGTGTAGTCTTCCCTCCGCGTCCAGGGAAGCAGTACGTGGTCCTCAAAGCctcctcaaagaccttctctcTGATGAAAACGATCATGGTTGCTCCGCATGCTGGCTATATCTTCATCCAGACGGATAAGACCATCTATACCCCTGAGCAGTGGG TTCAATACAGGGTGTTCACAGTGAACCATGGATTAGACCCAGTGATGAGGTCATTCACAATCGACATTAAG AACCCCCAAGGTGTCTCTGTCATCAGCCAGAACTTAGGGGAGGAGAATGGTTTCTTTGTGGGTTCCTTCCATCTTCCCGAATTGGTCAG TTTTGGAACCTGGACCATTGAGGCCCGATACCAGAGTGGGCCCCAGAGGCCATACAGTGTGTCCTTTGATGTGAAGGAATATG TGCTACCATCATTTGAGGTTCAACTGGTCCCCAATAAGACCTTCTTCTATCTAAATGACATGACCTTGGGGATTGATATCAATGCCAG GTATGTGTTCAACAAGCCTGTTGATGGACATGCTCTGGCCATTTTTGGAGTGAAACTGGACTCTGATTGGATCACCCTCCAGGACTCACTGCAGAGAGTGAAG ATTTCTGAAGGACAGGGACATGCTTCCCTCAGCAAGGTCACCCTGACTGCACAGTTCCAGGACCTCAACGAACTCCTGGGGGTTTCCATTTTTGTCAATGTCACTGTATTCTCCTCTG CTGGTGAAATGGTCCAGGCTGAGACTTCGGGGGTGAAGATAGTCCGGAGTCCCTATACCATCAGATTCACCAGAACTCCCCATTATTTCaagcctggaatgcccttccACTTTGGG GTCTCAGTCACCAATCCTGATGGGTCTCCAGCATCTGGGATCCATGTGCAATGTGAAGGCAACAAGGTCCAGACTTCAGCCAAGGGGCTTGGCTCCTTGACCCTTAACACTGCAACCGACTCGGAGAGACTATCCATTCGA GTAGAGACAAAGGATGAGCATCTGCAGCCCCATGAACAGGCCTTTGCCGAGTTGACAATTCAGGCCTATAAGACTCAGGAAAACTCTGGAAACTTCCTACACATTGAGGTCAACGCTTTGGAAACTGATGTTGGGAAAAGCCTTCAACTGAGCCTCAACACAAGGCATGAAAATCAGGACACCAAAGAGAGAATCAAGAGCTTCACCATCCTG CTGTTGAGCAAAGGTCAGATCACACAAGCCCGGATCGAGCACAGGAGAATAGGGGGCATCTTAACATCCTCCCTGATCCACGTGAGCCCAGAGCTACTGCCGTCCTTCCGCATCTTAGCCTATTACATCCTTCCAGGCTCCAGTCCAGAGCTTGTGGCTGATTCTATCTGGATTGATGTGAAGGACACATGCATGGGCACT CTTCAGATAGGTCTGAAGGATTCAGCAGATGATGGAGTATTTGAACCCAACACCAAGGTGAACTTATTGCTGACCGGTGACCCCCATGCCCTGGTGGGTCTGGTTGCTGTGGACAAGGCTGTCTATGCCCTTAACAGCAAACACAAGCTTTCCCAGAAAAAG GTCTGGGACACAGTAGAGACTCGAGACATTGCCTGCACTGCCGGGAGTGGTAGAGACAACCTGGGCGTTTTTATGGATGCTGGTCTGGACCTCACAACCAGCTCTGGGATGAGCACAGGGGCTAGTGAAG aCTGGCAATGCCCGCagacttcttcctcctcctcctcctcctcctcccgcaAACGCAGGTCCCTGAAGATTGtggaaaagaagagacaaaaag TGAATGAATTCAAGATGGTGCTGGAACGACGCTGCTGTGAGGCTGGGTTTCGAGAGGGGCCCATTGGACTCTCGTGTGAAGACCGAGTCCCCTGGGTACGCCATGGCCCGGCCTGTAAGGCTGCCTTTCTACAGTGCTGCAAGCACGGGGCAATGCTGGACCAAGAAGCCCGAGTGGAGAGGCTACTGCTGGGCACTG TGCGTACGGTCTTCCCTGAGAGCTGGCTCTGGAGAAAGGTCAAGTTGCCCAAAGACCCTGCCCGTGGCTCAAG TCTTGCTGCTATGACCATCCCTGTAAACCTGCCTGATTCTATCACCACTTGGCAAATCATGGCTGTGAGCCTCCGCCAGGGCAAAG GTGTTTGCATCTCCGAGCCCCTAGAGATGACAGTCAGGAAGAATTTTTTTGTGGATCTGAAGCTGCCCTTCTCTGTGGTCAGGAACGAGCAGGTTCAAATCCAAGCCATTCTGTACAACTACCTGAAAAGAACTGTCAAG GTTCATGTAGAGTTTCCCTACAAGAAGGCTCTGTGTAGTAAGTCCAGCAAGACCCAGTCCTTCTTCCAGAGAGTCTCTGTTCCTCCCGGCTCCTCAAGGGTGGTGTCGTTCACTGTGCTGCCAGTAGAGCCAGGCAACATTGATGTGGAAGTCCAGGTTGAGGGTCGTGGTGTCTGGGACCAAGTGAAGAAGACACTTTTAGTTCGG GCAGAAggacagatagagaaattctctTATAGCCTACTGTTGGACCCTAAAG GTCTCACCCAGAAGGCAAGTGTGCAGAGAAAGGTCTTTGAgaacatggtgcctggcacagatGCAGATGTGTTTGTCAGCGTACAAG GAGACATTCTTGGGGAGCCCATCCTGGGAGCCCTAACACCTTCGGAACTGCACAAGCTGCTCACAGTTCCAACTGGCTGCCCCGAGCAGACCCTAAGCTCTTTGGCACCTCTGGTCATCCTAACCCAATACCTGGATGCCACAGGGCAGTGGGCCCAAGTTGGGGTGGAGCGGAGAAACCAGGTGATGGACAACATTGTGACTG GTTATGCCCGAATGCTGGCTCACCGGAATTCAAATGGCACCTTCCACATTCACCGTGAAAGCCCTGGGAGCACATG GCTCACCAGCTACGTATTCAGGATCTTTGCCTTGGCCTTCAATTCAATGACAAAGGGTGGAATGGACTCAGACGTTCTGTGTAGCAGTGCCAAATGGCTCATCACCCAGAGACAGGATGAGGACGGAAGCTTCCAGGAGAAAGCTCCAGTGATTGTGAAGTCCATGCAG GGTGGCTTTTGGGGTTCGGAGGCCAAAGTTTCTCTGACAGCTTTGGTGCTGATTGCATTGAAGGAAGGCGAGATTCTGTGTACCTCTGAGGAGCTG AATGTGGGTGCCAGTATCCAGAGGGCTGGCGCCTTCCTTGAGCAGCAGCTACCAAGCCTGAAAACAGTGTTCAGTGTGGCCATTACCTCCTATGCCCTGGCCCTTGCGGGCAGCCCCCAGGCTAATGACCGTCTGGATGACTTTGCATCACCAG ATAAGAGCCACTGGAAGGTGCAAAATGACAAGAAGTCGCTGTATACCGTGGAGGCCACCGCGTATGCTCTCCTGCAGAAGCTACACCTCAAGAGGCATGAAGATATACACACCATCGCCAAGTGGCTCATTGAGCGACGGGAGCTTGGTGGCGGCTTCCAAAGCACCCAG ACCACAGTTGTGGCACTCGAGGCCCTCATCCAGTACCGAAAGATCATCCCTGTGAGTGGTGTCTCTGACATCCAGGTCCAGATTGCTGTCCCTAAGCGGTCATTTACTGTGGAGTGGCACATTGACCGGACCAATGCCTACCAGCTCCGCTCTCAAAAG TTCTCAGCCCAAGATGACCTCATCATTCAAGCTAGTGGCACTGGGAAAGGCACCCTCTCT GTCCTCACCATCTACCACAAGCTCCCAGACAGCCAAAAGAGCTCTTGCCACCCTTTTCATCTGAATGTAACCCTGCATCCTGATG agagaagagagggagagacctATCATCTGAAGATCAAGGCAAG GTACAAAGGACCCCAAGATGCCACAATGACCATTCTGGAGGTGTCACTGTTGACTGGCTTCTATCCTGACGAGGGTGACCTAAAGCAG CTTACAAGCAACATTGAGATGTATGCCTTCCAGTATGAGACCAAGACCAGCTCCAGCAATAGCTCTGTAATTCTCTACCTGGAAAAG CTCTCCAACCAAGAGGACATCGTGCTTAGCTTCCGCATTCACCGGCTCCTTGAGACAGAGCTCTTGCAAGCTGCTCCTGTCACCATCATCAACTACTATGAGCCTG AAGAGAGGTGCAGTGTCTTCTACAATGTGCCGGGGGACGCTGTGCTCATGAGGAGGATCTGCCACAAAGATGTGTGCCGGTGTGCTGAAG AAAAGTGCCCCTCCCTAACTAGTAACTATGATGGCATCAACCAGAAGGAACTTCAGATCACAGCTTGTCGGCCAGGGGTTGACTTTG TCTATAAAGCCCACTTGGCCGAACTGGAGAAGCTGGACACCTATGTCTACTACACTATGAAAATCCTAGAAGTTATCAAGAGTG GCACAGACACTGGAGTTCTcaacaaaagcaaaaagtttGTCTCCCACATAATGTGTTTCCATGCCCTTGGGCTGAAGGCCAATGAGACATATTTAATCATGGGTCAGTCATCAGATCTGTGGAAGACCAGAGATGA ATACAGCTATGCCTTAAGCATGGATACCTTCATCATCAAGTGGCCAGAAGTATCTGATGTCGTTCTTTTGGAATTTCGAAATGAACTGGAAAGGTTTTCAGAATTTCTGAGTGTTCGCGGCTGTGAAAGTTAG